The following are encoded together in the Neofelis nebulosa isolate mNeoNeb1 chromosome 9, mNeoNeb1.pri, whole genome shotgun sequence genome:
- the LOC131485745 gene encoding lipopolysaccharide-binding protein-like isoform X1 produces MMARPSSVVLALLLLAEVSGFAEGASNPGFVARITRKGLDYAHRYGIATLKKELSTIKLPDFSGSFKVGWIKSVSYEFYRLKIHRFELRNSDLRLRPTQGITASLSNNYVAVSGNWKVKKAFITLDGTFDVRVDGISISVSLNLGKDQSGRPTASVAHCSNSIGHVSIDISGSLSWILNLFHKRIENNFKNILEQEICEMVRKSTASHLEPYLRTLPVIAMIDQVAGIDYSLVGAPQVTSQVIDTPFKGEFFGRNWHSPAPFDAPPIRLPEKQDHSVYFAVSEHVFNTASRVYHQAGRMNFTIQNQHIPLDSPIHLHTNSFRAIIPQLARLYPNAELELETSPESAPFLMFTPGNVTLSPVIDIQAFALLSTSSERKLLFELRVTTNISATISVSSGRIVGSVTTGSKLKLELKHSNVRHLNVDLMEAILNYYALHTLYPSLNAKLEEGFPLPLPRDTYLNSLELHVHKNFLLLGANLEEAEH; encoded by the exons ATGATGGCCAGGCCGTCCTCTGTGGTGTTGGCCCTGTTGCTGCTGGCGGAGGTCTCTGGGTTTGCAGAAGGGGCGTCTAATCCTGGGTTCGTGGCCAGAATCACCAGAAAAGGCCTGGACTACG CCCACCGCTATGGAATAGCCACCCTGAAGAAGGAGCTGTCCACGATCAAGTTGCCTGATTTCTCAGGAAGCTTCAAAGTTGGTTGGATTAAAAGCGTGAGCTATGAGTTTTACAG aCTGAAGATCCATCGCTTCGAGCTCAGGAACTCGGATTTGAGACTACGCCCAACGCAGGGGATCACAGCCTCCTTGTCCAATAACTACGTGGCTGTCAGCGGGAACTGGAAGGTGAAAAAGGCTTTCAT CACCCTCGATGGTACTTTCGACGTGCGCGTGGATGGCATTTCCATCTCGGTTTCCCTGAACTTGGGCAAGGACCAGTCTGGACGACCCACTGCCTCTGTGGCCCACTGCAGCAACTCCATTGGCCACGTCAGCATCGACATTTCTGGATCTCTGAG cTGGATCCTGAACCTCTTccataaaagaattgaaaacaatttcaaaaacatCTTGGAACAAGAG ATCTGCGAAATGGTCCGGAAGTCAACAGCCTCTCACCTGGAGCCCTATCTCCGGACGCTGCCAG TTATCGCCATGATTGACCAGGTTGCCGGCATTGACTACAGTTTAGTAGGAGCTCCCCAAGTGACTTCCCAAGTCATAGACACACCCTTCAAG GGTGAATTCTTTGGCCGAAACTGGCACTCCCCAGCCCCCTTCGATGCTCCTCCCATCAGGCTGCCTGAGAAACAGGACCACTCGGTCTACTTTGCCGTCTCCGAGCATGTCTTCAACACAGCCAGCCGGGTTTACCACCAGGCTGGGCGCATGAATTTCACCATCCAAAACCAGCAC ATTCCCCTGGACTCTCCAATCCACCTGCACACCAACTCATTCCGGGCCATTATTCCTCAG CTGGCCAGGTTGTACCCCAATGCGGAGCTAGAGCTTGAGACGTCTCCCGAATCGGCCCCGTTCCTGATGTTCACCCCTGGAAATGTGACCCTCAGTCCAGTGATAGACATCCAGGCCTTCGCTCTCCTGTCCACCTCCTCTGAGCGCAAGCTACTCTTCGAACTCAGGGTG ACGACCAACATCTCCGCCACCATCAGTGTGAGCTCCGGCAGGATCGTTGGTTCGGTGACCACGGGCAG TAAGCTGAAATTGGAACTGAAACACTCCAACGTCCGTCACCTCAAT gtgGATCTGATGGAAGCCATCCTCAATTACTACGCGCTGCACACCCTGTACCCCTCTCTCAACG
- the LOC131485745 gene encoding lipopolysaccharide-binding protein-like isoform X2: protein MMARPSSVVLALLLLAEVSGFAEGASNPGFVARITRKGLDYAHRYGIATLKKELSTIKLPDFSGSFKVGWIKSVSYEFYRLKIHRFELRNSDLRLRPTQGITASLSNNYVAVSGNWKVKKAFITLDGTFDVRVDGISISVSLNLGKDQSGRPTASVAHCSNSIGHVSIDISGSLSWILNLFHKRIENNFKNILEQEICEMVRKSTASHLEPYLRTLPVIAMIDQVAGIDYSLVGAPQVTSQVIDTPFKGEFFGRNWHSPAPFDAPPIRLPEKQDHSVYFAVSEHVFNTASRVYHQAGRMNFTIQNQHIPLDSPIHLHTNSFRAIIPQLARLYPNAELELETSPESAPFLMFTPGNVTLSPVIDIQAFALLSTSSERKLLFELRVTTNISATISVSSGRIVGSVTTGSKLKLELKHSNVRHLNVDLMEAILNYYALHTLYPSLNALGPVAAGEPAGLLLRHGLLQLASPPAFHHHEQSLRRASLCLCQGTPTSTVWSSTSTRTSCSWGPTLKRPNTEEE, encoded by the exons ATGATGGCCAGGCCGTCCTCTGTGGTGTTGGCCCTGTTGCTGCTGGCGGAGGTCTCTGGGTTTGCAGAAGGGGCGTCTAATCCTGGGTTCGTGGCCAGAATCACCAGAAAAGGCCTGGACTACG CCCACCGCTATGGAATAGCCACCCTGAAGAAGGAGCTGTCCACGATCAAGTTGCCTGATTTCTCAGGAAGCTTCAAAGTTGGTTGGATTAAAAGCGTGAGCTATGAGTTTTACAG aCTGAAGATCCATCGCTTCGAGCTCAGGAACTCGGATTTGAGACTACGCCCAACGCAGGGGATCACAGCCTCCTTGTCCAATAACTACGTGGCTGTCAGCGGGAACTGGAAGGTGAAAAAGGCTTTCAT CACCCTCGATGGTACTTTCGACGTGCGCGTGGATGGCATTTCCATCTCGGTTTCCCTGAACTTGGGCAAGGACCAGTCTGGACGACCCACTGCCTCTGTGGCCCACTGCAGCAACTCCATTGGCCACGTCAGCATCGACATTTCTGGATCTCTGAG cTGGATCCTGAACCTCTTccataaaagaattgaaaacaatttcaaaaacatCTTGGAACAAGAG ATCTGCGAAATGGTCCGGAAGTCAACAGCCTCTCACCTGGAGCCCTATCTCCGGACGCTGCCAG TTATCGCCATGATTGACCAGGTTGCCGGCATTGACTACAGTTTAGTAGGAGCTCCCCAAGTGACTTCCCAAGTCATAGACACACCCTTCAAG GGTGAATTCTTTGGCCGAAACTGGCACTCCCCAGCCCCCTTCGATGCTCCTCCCATCAGGCTGCCTGAGAAACAGGACCACTCGGTCTACTTTGCCGTCTCCGAGCATGTCTTCAACACAGCCAGCCGGGTTTACCACCAGGCTGGGCGCATGAATTTCACCATCCAAAACCAGCAC ATTCCCCTGGACTCTCCAATCCACCTGCACACCAACTCATTCCGGGCCATTATTCCTCAG CTGGCCAGGTTGTACCCCAATGCGGAGCTAGAGCTTGAGACGTCTCCCGAATCGGCCCCGTTCCTGATGTTCACCCCTGGAAATGTGACCCTCAGTCCAGTGATAGACATCCAGGCCTTCGCTCTCCTGTCCACCTCCTCTGAGCGCAAGCTACTCTTCGAACTCAGGGTG ACGACCAACATCTCCGCCACCATCAGTGTGAGCTCCGGCAGGATCGTTGGTTCGGTGACCACGGGCAG TAAGCTGAAATTGGAACTGAAACACTCCAACGTCCGTCACCTCAAT gtgGATCTGATGGAAGCCATCCTCAATTACTACGCGCTGCACACCCTGTACCCCTCTCTCAACG CGCTTGGCCCAGTAGCTGCCGGAGAACCAGCAGGCCTCCTTCTACGCCACGGCCTTCTCCAGCTGGCCTC